The nucleotide window CCTCCTGCTCCTGCTCGCTGTCGTCGTGATCCGCTTCTACGAACACGGCCTTCTTCCCGTGGAGGAGGATGTGAGCGGCCTCGTGGAAGAAGGTGAACCAAAGGTGGTCGTCGCTCTTGTGCCGCAAACTCAGTTGGATCAGGGCCTTCTTCGGGGACAGCCAGCTCGTGGCGCCGCTGACTCGCGTCTTCGGCAGTTCGGGCACGAACGCGATCGCCACTCCCGCCGCGGCGCAGCGGGCCGTCAGGACGGGGACGAACGCCTCGGGACTGTCCATCGTCAGACGTCGAATCTCGGCCAGCGCCTCCCGGAACCGGACGGCGTCGAAGGGCTCGCAGCCGACTTCGCGGGCGACGAGTTCTCCTCGGCGCAGCCACGCGGAGAGGGCGCCATTGTCGACCTCGAACGCCTTGCTTCGACGGAATGCCGCTGCGAAAACCGCCTTCCATTGCTCGGGAGCGGCGATGCCGAAGAAGCCGAGAAGCTCGCGCGCCTGCTCCACCGGTTCCTTGCGCTTCGCGATCCAGCCGAGGCGCGCCATGTCGCGGAGCGGGAAGAGGGACACCCATCGGGTCGCCGAGGCGAGCTGCGCCGCTTCCTCCGCGCGCGCCTGGTGCTCCCGATAGAGTGCCTCGCGGCGCATCCAGAAGTCGGCCGGGATGCCCAGCACACGCTCGAGTTGGATCGCCGTTCGCGGCGTGACAGCTTCCTTGCCGGACACGATTTCGCTGATCGTCTTCTTTGGACGGCTCATCCTGGCGGCGAGTTCGCTCTGCGTCATGTCGCGCTCGTCGAGAACGTCTTGAAGCGTCGCGCCGGGCGGCGACACGACGTCCGGCGCGTATTCGTTCTTGCGCTCGCTAGCCATGGGTGTCCTCCACGCCAATCACCCGAATCGCAGTCACTCTGCCGAGGTCTATCCCGCCGTCTGGCATCGTCGGGATCGGGTCGTCGGCGGGCTCCAAAATCAGGC belongs to bacterium and includes:
- a CDS encoding helix-turn-helix domain-containing protein, translating into MASERKNEYAPDVVSPPGATLQDVLDERDMTQSELAARMSRPKKTISEIVSGKEAVTPRTAIQLERVLGIPADFWMRREALYREHQARAEEAAQLASATRWVSLFPLRDMARLGWIAKRKEPVEQARELLGFFGIAAPEQWKAVFAAAFRRSKAFEVDNGALSAWLRRGELVAREVGCEPFDAVRFREALAEIRRLTMDSPEAFVPVLTARCAAAGVAIAFVPELPKTRVSGATSWLSPKKALIQLSLRHKSDDHLWFTFFHEAAHILLHGKKAVFVEADHDDSEQEQEADRFAADALVPADAVRRLRERTTLTEQAIIDAAKRVGIAPGIVLGRLQHERVVPFSRFNNLKVRYKWTHEKA